DNA sequence from the Candidatus Saccharibacteria bacterium genome:
CGGCAAGCGTTGACCAGAATACAATTACCATAAAGGGTATAAGTAAACAGCAAGTTGGACAGATTGCATCAGAAATTCGGAGCTTACGTAAACCAGAACCGTACAAAGGTAAAGGCATTAAGTATGCAGATGAACGAATTTTACGGAAATCTGGAAAATCAGGAAAGGATAAATAATGACAAGACTATCTGATAAATTACGCAACCTTTCACAGCGAAAACGACGCGTCCGTTCTACGATCACCGGTACGGCTGAGAAGCCGCGACTCAGTGTTTTTATTAGTAACAAGCATGTATTTGCCCAGTTAATAGATGACACGTCGCACTCCACCATTGCTGCTGCAACTACCGTCGGGCAGAAAAAGCTTACTGGTACAATGACCGAAAAGGCCGAATGGGTCGGTGAGCAAATCGCTAAAAAAGCCAAATCATCCAACGTAAAACAAGTTGTTTTTGATCGTAATGGCAGGTTATATCACGGACGCATTAAGGCATTAGCTGAGGCAGCTCGTGCAGGAGGATTGGAGTTTTAATATGATTCAAAAGCAACAAACACGTCGACAGTCAGGCCAACCGCAAGTTGAAGAGAAGCAGTTTGATGAACGTGTAGTTCATATTGATCGTGTGGCACGAGTCGTTAAGGGTGGACGTAGGTTCAGGTTCCGTGCGCTCGTGGTTATTGGTGATCACAAAGCTCAAATTGGCATTGGCGTATCAAAAGGAGCTGACGTAACTACAGCAGTGACTAAGGCTGTAGACGTCGCTAAGAAAAACTTGGTCAAGATTGCCATATATAACAACACTATACCGCACGAAGCTGAAGCAAAAGTAAGTGGTGCACATATTCTGGTCAAACCAGCAGCACCTGGTACTGGGCTGATTGCTGGTGGTGTCGTACGGATTGTTCTTGAAGTCGCAGGTATTAGTAATGCGTTATCAAAGTCACTTGGCTCGGCCAACAAAATTAACATCGCATATGCTACATTAAAAGCGCTACAAAGCATTGAGCCAGCAGAAAATTGGCACACTACACGCTATAAACAGGAGCAAAAGGCTGATAAATCAAGCACTAAGTCAAAGACGGTTAAAACAAAGTCCACCGCAGCCACTAAGGAGAGCAAAGATGAAGTAT
Encoded proteins:
- the rpsE gene encoding 30S ribosomal protein S5 codes for the protein MIQKQQTRRQSGQPQVEEKQFDERVVHIDRVARVVKGGRRFRFRALVVIGDHKAQIGIGVSKGADVTTAVTKAVDVAKKNLVKIAIYNNTIPHEAEAKVSGAHILVKPAAPGTGLIAGGVVRIVLEVAGISNALSKSLGSANKINIAYATLKALQSIEPAENWHTTRYKQEQKADKSSTKSKTVKTKSTAATKESKDEV
- the rplR gene encoding 50S ribosomal protein L18, with translation MTRLSDKLRNLSQRKRRVRSTITGTAEKPRLSVFISNKHVFAQLIDDTSHSTIAAATTVGQKKLTGTMTEKAEWVGEQIAKKAKSSNVKQVVFDRNGRLYHGRIKALAEAARAGGLEF